In one Drosophila pseudoobscura strain MV-25-SWS-2005 chromosome X, UCI_Dpse_MV25, whole genome shotgun sequence genomic region, the following are encoded:
- the Actn gene encoding alpha-actinin, sarcomeric isoform X1: MMMENGLSMEYGDGYMEQEEEWEREGLLDPAWEKQQKKTFTAWCNSHLRKAGTAIDNIDEDFRNGLKLMLLLEVISGETLPKPDRGKMRFHKIANVNKALDFIASKGVHLVSIGAEEIVDGNLKMTLGMIWTIILRFAIQDISVEEMTAKEGLLLWCQRKTAPYKNVNVQNFHLSFKDGLAFCALIHRHRPDLIDYAKLSKDNPLENLNTAFDVAEKYLDIPRMLDPDDLINTPKPDERAIMTYVSCYYHAFQGAQQVGNVTHVPEPTRQYTYVPNNYNAETAANRICKVLKVNQENERLMEEYERLASDLLEWIRRTMPWLNSRQADNSLAGVQKKLEEYRTYRRKHKPPRVEQKAKLETNFNTLQTKLRLSNRPAYLPTEGKTVSDISNSWKGLELAEKAFEEWLLAETMRLERLEHLAQKFKHKADAHEDWTRGKEEMLQSQDFRQCKLNELKALKKKHEAFESDLAAHQDRVEQIAAIAQELNTLEYHDCVSVNARCQRICDQWDRLGALTQRRRTALDEAERILEKIDILHLEFAKRAAPFNNWLDGTREDLVDMFIVHTMEEIQGLIQAHDQFKATLGEADKEFNLIVNLVREVESIVKQHQIPGGLENPYTTLTANDMTRKWSDVRQLVPQRDQTLANELRKQQNNEMLRRQFAEKANVVGPWIERQMDAVTAIGMGLQGSLEDQLHRLKEYEQAVYAYKPNIEELEKIHQAVQESMIFENRYTNYTMETLRVGWEQLLTSINRNINEVENQILTRDSKGISQEQLNEFRSSFNHFDKNRTGRLTPEEFKSCLVSLGYSIGKDRQGDMDFQRILAVVDPNNTGYVHFDAFLDFMTRESTDTDTAEQVIDSFRILAADKPYILPDELRRELPPDQAEYCIQRMPPYKGPNGVPGALDYMSFSTALYGETDL, encoded by the exons ACATTTACCGCCTGGTGTAACAGTCATCTGCGCAAAGCTGGCACCGCCATCGACAATATCGATGAGGACTTCCGCAATGGCCTCaagctgatgctgctgctggaggtgATCTCCGGAGAGACTCTGCCCAAGCCCGACCGCGGCAAGATGCGCTTCCACAAGATCGCGAATGTGAACAAGGCCCTGGACTTCATCGCCTCGAAGGGTGTGCACCTGGTGTCGATCGGTGCCGAGGAAATCGTCGATGGCAACCTGAAGATGACCCTCGGCATGATTTGGACAATCATCTTGCGCTTTGCCATACAGGACATCTCCGTCGAGGAGATGACCGCCAAGGAGGGTCTGCTGTTGTGGTGCCAGCGCAAGACGGCTCCCTACAAGAACGTCAACGTACAGAACTTCCATCTGTCGTTCAAG GATGGTTTGGCCTTCTGCGCGCTCatccatcgccatcgcccagATCTGATCGACTACGCCAAGCTTTCCAAAGACAATCCATTGGAGAACCTGAACACTGCCTTCGATGTTGCTGAGAAGTATCTCGATATTCCAAGAATGTTGGATCCAGATG ATTTGATCAACACACCGAAACCGGATGAACGTGCCATCATGACGTACGTCTCCTGCTACTATCACGCCTTCCAGGGAGCCCAACAGGTTGGAAATGTGACGCATGTACCCGAACCCACAAGACAATACACCTACGTCCCGAATAATTACAAT GCGGAAACCGCTGCCAACCGCATCTGCAAGGTACTCAAGGTCAATCAGGAGAATGAGCGTCTCATGGAGGAGTACGAGCGTCTGGCCAGCGAT CTGCTGGAGTGGATCCGCCGCACCATGCCGTGGCTGAACTCCCGCCAGGCGGACAACTCGCTGGCCGGCGTCCAGAAGAAACTGGAGGAGTACCGCACGTACCGACGCAAGCACAAGCCCCCGCGTGTGGAGCAGAAGGCAAAACTCGAAACCAATTTTAACACCCTGCAGACCAAGCTGCGTCTGTCGAACCGTCCGGCCTACCTTCCCACCGAAGGCAAGACCGTGTCCGACATCTCGAACTCGTGGAAGGGACTCGAGCTGGCCGAGAAGGCATTCGAGGAGTGGCTGCTGGCCGAGACCATGCGCCTGGAGCGTCTCGAGCACTTGGCCCAGAAGTTCAAGCACAAG GCCGATGCCCACGAGGACTGGACGCGCGGCAAGGAGGAGATGCTGCAGTCGCAGGACTTCCGTCAGTGCAAGCTCAACGAGCTGAAGGCGCTCAAGAAGAAGCACGAGGCCTTCGAGTCGGACCTGGCCGCCCACCAGGATCGCGTTGAACAGATCGCCGCTATCGCCCAGGAGCTCAA CACCCTGGAGTACCATGACTGCGTGTCGGTGAATGCCAGATGTCAGCGCATCTGCGACCAGTGGGATCGTTTGGGAGCCCTCACCCAGCGTCGCCGCACGGCGCTGGACGAGGCCGAGCGCATTCTGGAGAAGATCGACATCTTGCATTTGGAGTTCGCGAAGCGTGCGGCTCCGTTCAACAACTGGCTGGACGGGACGCGCGAAGATCTGGTTGACATGTTCATCGTCCACACCATGGAGGAAATCCAGGGCCTGATCCAGGCGCACGATCAGTTCAAGGCGACGCTCGGCGAGGCCGACAAGGAGTTCAATCTGATTGTGAATCTGGTGCGCGAGGTGGAGTCTATTGTGAAGCAGCACCAGATACCCGGCGGTCTCGAGAACCCCTACACGACCCTCACCGCCAACGACATGACCCGCAAGTGGAGCGACGTCCGCCAGCTGGTGCCACAACGCGACCAGACGCTGGCCAACGAGCTGCGCAAGCAGCAGAACAACGAGATGCTGCGCCGTCAGTTCGCCGAGAAGGCCAATGTGGTGGGTCCCTGGATCGAGAGGCAGATGGACGCCGTGACGGCGATAGGCATGGGCCTGCAGGGCTCCCTGGAGGATCAGCTGCACCGCCTCAAGGAGTACGAACAGGCTGTGTACGCGTACAAGCCAAACAtcgaggagctggagaagatCCACCAGGCCGTGCAGGAGTCGATGATCTTCGAGAACCGCTACACCAACTACACGATGGAGACGCTGCGTGTCGGCTGGGAGCAGCTGCTCACATCGATCAACCGCAACATCAACGAGGTGGAGAACCAGATCCTGACACGCGACTCGAAGGGCATCAGCCAGGAGCAGCTGAACGAGTTCCGCTCCAGTTTCAATCACTTCGACAAGAACCGCACCGGCCGCCTCACGCCGGAGGAGTTCAAGTCCTGCCTCGTCTCCCTGGGCTACTCGATCGGCAAGGACCGACAGGGCGACATGGACTTCCAGCGCATCCTCGCCGTCGTCGACCCCAACAACACTGGCTACGTCCACTTCGATGCCTTCCTCGATTTCATGACCCGCGAGagcaccgacaccgacactgCCGAGCAGGTCATCGACTCCTTCCGCATCCTGGCAGCCGATAAG CCATACATATTGCCCGACGAACTGCGCCGCGAACTGCCCCCAGATCAGGCCGAATACTGCATCCAGCGCATGCCACCATACAAGGGCCCCAACGGAGTGCCCGGTGCCCTGGACTACATGTCATTCAGCACAGCTCTCTACGGCGAAACCGATTTGTAA
- the Actn gene encoding alpha-actinin, sarcomeric isoform X2, with amino-acid sequence MMMENGLSMEYGDGYMEQEEEWEREGLLDPAWEKQQKKTFTAWCNSHLRKAGTAIDNIDEDFRNGLKLMLLLEVISGETLPKPDRGKMRFHKIANVNKALDFIASKGVHLVSIGAEEIVDGNLKMTLGMIWTIILRFAIQDISVEEMTAKEGLLLWCQRKTAPYKNVNVQNFHLSFKDGLAFCALIHRHRPDLIDYAKLSKDNPLENLNTAFDVAEKYLDIPRMLDPDDLINTPKPDERAIMTYVSCYYHAFQGAQQAETAANRICKVLKVNQENERLMEEYERLASDLLEWIRRTMPWLNSRQADNSLAGVQKKLEEYRTYRRKHKPPRVEQKAKLETNFNTLQTKLRLSNRPAYLPTEGKTVSDISNSWKGLELAEKAFEEWLLAETMRLERLEHLAQKFKHKADAHEDWTRGKEEMLQSQDFRQCKLNELKALKKKHEAFESDLAAHQDRVEQIAAIAQELNTLEYHDCVSVNARCQRICDQWDRLGALTQRRRTALDEAERILEKIDILHLEFAKRAAPFNNWLDGTREDLVDMFIVHTMEEIQGLIQAHDQFKATLGEADKEFNLIVNLVREVESIVKQHQIPGGLENPYTTLTANDMTRKWSDVRQLVPQRDQTLANELRKQQNNEMLRRQFAEKANVVGPWIERQMDAVTAIGMGLQGSLEDQLHRLKEYEQAVYAYKPNIEELEKIHQAVQESMIFENRYTNYTMETLRVGWEQLLTSINRNINEVENQILTRDSKGISQEQLNEFRSSFNHFDKNRTGRLTPEEFKSCLVSLGYSIGKDRQGDMDFQRILAVVDPNNTGYVHFDAFLDFMTRESTDTDTAEQVIDSFRILAADKPYILPDELRRELPPDQAEYCIQRMPPYKGPNGVPGALDYMSFSTALYGETDL; translated from the exons ACATTTACCGCCTGGTGTAACAGTCATCTGCGCAAAGCTGGCACCGCCATCGACAATATCGATGAGGACTTCCGCAATGGCCTCaagctgatgctgctgctggaggtgATCTCCGGAGAGACTCTGCCCAAGCCCGACCGCGGCAAGATGCGCTTCCACAAGATCGCGAATGTGAACAAGGCCCTGGACTTCATCGCCTCGAAGGGTGTGCACCTGGTGTCGATCGGTGCCGAGGAAATCGTCGATGGCAACCTGAAGATGACCCTCGGCATGATTTGGACAATCATCTTGCGCTTTGCCATACAGGACATCTCCGTCGAGGAGATGACCGCCAAGGAGGGTCTGCTGTTGTGGTGCCAGCGCAAGACGGCTCCCTACAAGAACGTCAACGTACAGAACTTCCATCTGTCGTTCAAG GATGGTTTGGCCTTCTGCGCGCTCatccatcgccatcgcccagATCTGATCGACTACGCCAAGCTTTCCAAAGACAATCCATTGGAGAACCTGAACACTGCCTTCGATGTTGCTGAGAAGTATCTCGATATTCCAAGAATGTTGGATCCAGATG ATTTGATCAACACACCGAAACCGGATGAACGTGCCATCATGACGTACGTCTCCTGCTACTATCACGCCTTCCAGGGAGCCCAACAG GCGGAAACCGCTGCCAACCGCATCTGCAAGGTACTCAAGGTCAATCAGGAGAATGAGCGTCTCATGGAGGAGTACGAGCGTCTGGCCAGCGAT CTGCTGGAGTGGATCCGCCGCACCATGCCGTGGCTGAACTCCCGCCAGGCGGACAACTCGCTGGCCGGCGTCCAGAAGAAACTGGAGGAGTACCGCACGTACCGACGCAAGCACAAGCCCCCGCGTGTGGAGCAGAAGGCAAAACTCGAAACCAATTTTAACACCCTGCAGACCAAGCTGCGTCTGTCGAACCGTCCGGCCTACCTTCCCACCGAAGGCAAGACCGTGTCCGACATCTCGAACTCGTGGAAGGGACTCGAGCTGGCCGAGAAGGCATTCGAGGAGTGGCTGCTGGCCGAGACCATGCGCCTGGAGCGTCTCGAGCACTTGGCCCAGAAGTTCAAGCACAAG GCCGATGCCCACGAGGACTGGACGCGCGGCAAGGAGGAGATGCTGCAGTCGCAGGACTTCCGTCAGTGCAAGCTCAACGAGCTGAAGGCGCTCAAGAAGAAGCACGAGGCCTTCGAGTCGGACCTGGCCGCCCACCAGGATCGCGTTGAACAGATCGCCGCTATCGCCCAGGAGCTCAA CACCCTGGAGTACCATGACTGCGTGTCGGTGAATGCCAGATGTCAGCGCATCTGCGACCAGTGGGATCGTTTGGGAGCCCTCACCCAGCGTCGCCGCACGGCGCTGGACGAGGCCGAGCGCATTCTGGAGAAGATCGACATCTTGCATTTGGAGTTCGCGAAGCGTGCGGCTCCGTTCAACAACTGGCTGGACGGGACGCGCGAAGATCTGGTTGACATGTTCATCGTCCACACCATGGAGGAAATCCAGGGCCTGATCCAGGCGCACGATCAGTTCAAGGCGACGCTCGGCGAGGCCGACAAGGAGTTCAATCTGATTGTGAATCTGGTGCGCGAGGTGGAGTCTATTGTGAAGCAGCACCAGATACCCGGCGGTCTCGAGAACCCCTACACGACCCTCACCGCCAACGACATGACCCGCAAGTGGAGCGACGTCCGCCAGCTGGTGCCACAACGCGACCAGACGCTGGCCAACGAGCTGCGCAAGCAGCAGAACAACGAGATGCTGCGCCGTCAGTTCGCCGAGAAGGCCAATGTGGTGGGTCCCTGGATCGAGAGGCAGATGGACGCCGTGACGGCGATAGGCATGGGCCTGCAGGGCTCCCTGGAGGATCAGCTGCACCGCCTCAAGGAGTACGAACAGGCTGTGTACGCGTACAAGCCAAACAtcgaggagctggagaagatCCACCAGGCCGTGCAGGAGTCGATGATCTTCGAGAACCGCTACACCAACTACACGATGGAGACGCTGCGTGTCGGCTGGGAGCAGCTGCTCACATCGATCAACCGCAACATCAACGAGGTGGAGAACCAGATCCTGACACGCGACTCGAAGGGCATCAGCCAGGAGCAGCTGAACGAGTTCCGCTCCAGTTTCAATCACTTCGACAAGAACCGCACCGGCCGCCTCACGCCGGAGGAGTTCAAGTCCTGCCTCGTCTCCCTGGGCTACTCGATCGGCAAGGACCGACAGGGCGACATGGACTTCCAGCGCATCCTCGCCGTCGTCGACCCCAACAACACTGGCTACGTCCACTTCGATGCCTTCCTCGATTTCATGACCCGCGAGagcaccgacaccgacactgCCGAGCAGGTCATCGACTCCTTCCGCATCCTGGCAGCCGATAAG CCATACATATTGCCCGACGAACTGCGCCGCGAACTGCCCCCAGATCAGGCCGAATACTGCATCCAGCGCATGCCACCATACAAGGGCCCCAACGGAGTGCCCGGTGCCCTGGACTACATGTCATTCAGCACAGCTCTCTACGGCGAAACCGATTTGTAA
- the Actn gene encoding alpha-actinin, sarcomeric isoform X3 → MMMENGLSMEYGDGYMEQEEEWEREGLLDPAWEKQQKKTFTAWCNSHLRKAGTAIDNIDEDFRNGLKLMLLLEVISGETLPKPDRGKMRFHKIANVNKALDFIASKGVHLVSIGAEEIVDGNLKMTLGMIWTIILRFAIQDISVEEMTAKEGLLLWCQRKTAPYKNVNVQNFHLSFKDGLAFCALIHRHRPDLIDYAKLSKDNPLENLNTAFDVAEKYLDIPRMLDPDDLQNTALPDERAVMTYVSSYYHCFSGAQKAETAANRICKVLKVNQENERLMEEYERLASDLLEWIRRTMPWLNSRQADNSLAGVQKKLEEYRTYRRKHKPPRVEQKAKLETNFNTLQTKLRLSNRPAYLPTEGKTVSDISNSWKGLELAEKAFEEWLLAETMRLERLEHLAQKFKHKADAHEDWTRGKEEMLQSQDFRQCKLNELKALKKKHEAFESDLAAHQDRVEQIAAIAQELNTLEYHDCVSVNARCQRICDQWDRLGALTQRRRTALDEAERILEKIDILHLEFAKRAAPFNNWLDGTREDLVDMFIVHTMEEIQGLIQAHDQFKATLGEADKEFNLIVNLVREVESIVKQHQIPGGLENPYTTLTANDMTRKWSDVRQLVPQRDQTLANELRKQQNNEMLRRQFAEKANVVGPWIERQMDAVTAIGMGLQGSLEDQLHRLKEYEQAVYAYKPNIEELEKIHQAVQESMIFENRYTNYTMETLRVGWEQLLTSINRNINEVENQILTRDSKGISQEQLNEFRSSFNHFDKNRTGRLTPEEFKSCLVSLGYSIGKDRQGDMDFQRILAVVDPNNTGYVHFDAFLDFMTRESTDTDTAEQVIDSFRILAADKPYILPDELRRELPPDQAEYCIQRMPPYKGPNGVPGALDYMSFSTALYGETDL, encoded by the exons ACATTTACCGCCTGGTGTAACAGTCATCTGCGCAAAGCTGGCACCGCCATCGACAATATCGATGAGGACTTCCGCAATGGCCTCaagctgatgctgctgctggaggtgATCTCCGGAGAGACTCTGCCCAAGCCCGACCGCGGCAAGATGCGCTTCCACAAGATCGCGAATGTGAACAAGGCCCTGGACTTCATCGCCTCGAAGGGTGTGCACCTGGTGTCGATCGGTGCCGAGGAAATCGTCGATGGCAACCTGAAGATGACCCTCGGCATGATTTGGACAATCATCTTGCGCTTTGCCATACAGGACATCTCCGTCGAGGAGATGACCGCCAAGGAGGGTCTGCTGTTGTGGTGCCAGCGCAAGACGGCTCCCTACAAGAACGTCAACGTACAGAACTTCCATCTGTCGTTCAAG GATGGTTTGGCCTTCTGCGCGCTCatccatcgccatcgcccagATCTGATCGACTACGCCAAGCTTTCCAAAGACAATCCATTGGAGAACCTGAACACTGCCTTCGATGTTGCTGAGAAGTATCTCGATATTCCAAGAATGTTGGATCCAGATG attTGCAGAACACGGCTCTGCCCGACGAGCGTGCGGTCATGACCTATGTATCGTCGTACTACCACTGCTTCAGTGGCGCCCAAAAG GCGGAAACCGCTGCCAACCGCATCTGCAAGGTACTCAAGGTCAATCAGGAGAATGAGCGTCTCATGGAGGAGTACGAGCGTCTGGCCAGCGAT CTGCTGGAGTGGATCCGCCGCACCATGCCGTGGCTGAACTCCCGCCAGGCGGACAACTCGCTGGCCGGCGTCCAGAAGAAACTGGAGGAGTACCGCACGTACCGACGCAAGCACAAGCCCCCGCGTGTGGAGCAGAAGGCAAAACTCGAAACCAATTTTAACACCCTGCAGACCAAGCTGCGTCTGTCGAACCGTCCGGCCTACCTTCCCACCGAAGGCAAGACCGTGTCCGACATCTCGAACTCGTGGAAGGGACTCGAGCTGGCCGAGAAGGCATTCGAGGAGTGGCTGCTGGCCGAGACCATGCGCCTGGAGCGTCTCGAGCACTTGGCCCAGAAGTTCAAGCACAAG GCCGATGCCCACGAGGACTGGACGCGCGGCAAGGAGGAGATGCTGCAGTCGCAGGACTTCCGTCAGTGCAAGCTCAACGAGCTGAAGGCGCTCAAGAAGAAGCACGAGGCCTTCGAGTCGGACCTGGCCGCCCACCAGGATCGCGTTGAACAGATCGCCGCTATCGCCCAGGAGCTCAA CACCCTGGAGTACCATGACTGCGTGTCGGTGAATGCCAGATGTCAGCGCATCTGCGACCAGTGGGATCGTTTGGGAGCCCTCACCCAGCGTCGCCGCACGGCGCTGGACGAGGCCGAGCGCATTCTGGAGAAGATCGACATCTTGCATTTGGAGTTCGCGAAGCGTGCGGCTCCGTTCAACAACTGGCTGGACGGGACGCGCGAAGATCTGGTTGACATGTTCATCGTCCACACCATGGAGGAAATCCAGGGCCTGATCCAGGCGCACGATCAGTTCAAGGCGACGCTCGGCGAGGCCGACAAGGAGTTCAATCTGATTGTGAATCTGGTGCGCGAGGTGGAGTCTATTGTGAAGCAGCACCAGATACCCGGCGGTCTCGAGAACCCCTACACGACCCTCACCGCCAACGACATGACCCGCAAGTGGAGCGACGTCCGCCAGCTGGTGCCACAACGCGACCAGACGCTGGCCAACGAGCTGCGCAAGCAGCAGAACAACGAGATGCTGCGCCGTCAGTTCGCCGAGAAGGCCAATGTGGTGGGTCCCTGGATCGAGAGGCAGATGGACGCCGTGACGGCGATAGGCATGGGCCTGCAGGGCTCCCTGGAGGATCAGCTGCACCGCCTCAAGGAGTACGAACAGGCTGTGTACGCGTACAAGCCAAACAtcgaggagctggagaagatCCACCAGGCCGTGCAGGAGTCGATGATCTTCGAGAACCGCTACACCAACTACACGATGGAGACGCTGCGTGTCGGCTGGGAGCAGCTGCTCACATCGATCAACCGCAACATCAACGAGGTGGAGAACCAGATCCTGACACGCGACTCGAAGGGCATCAGCCAGGAGCAGCTGAACGAGTTCCGCTCCAGTTTCAATCACTTCGACAAGAACCGCACCGGCCGCCTCACGCCGGAGGAGTTCAAGTCCTGCCTCGTCTCCCTGGGCTACTCGATCGGCAAGGACCGACAGGGCGACATGGACTTCCAGCGCATCCTCGCCGTCGTCGACCCCAACAACACTGGCTACGTCCACTTCGATGCCTTCCTCGATTTCATGACCCGCGAGagcaccgacaccgacactgCCGAGCAGGTCATCGACTCCTTCCGCATCCTGGCAGCCGATAAG CCATACATATTGCCCGACGAACTGCGCCGCGAACTGCCCCCAGATCAGGCCGAATACTGCATCCAGCGCATGCCACCATACAAGGGCCCCAACGGAGTGCCCGGTGCCCTGGACTACATGTCATTCAGCACAGCTCTCTACGGCGAAACCGATTTGTAA